In Erigeron canadensis isolate Cc75 chromosome 6, C_canadensis_v1, whole genome shotgun sequence, the following are encoded in one genomic region:
- the LOC122603687 gene encoding B3 domain-containing protein At2g36080-like has product MSLTHFSSNLPETLWWTQTQNHHNPYPIMDSHYHHNQPPSSTYNFTKQESDQDSTTTTTDHMSKEPMFEKPLTPSDVGKLNRLVIPKQHAEKYFPLGGCSDRGVCSSTDPSLTPAEQQQKGLLLCFEDESGKPWRFRYSYWNSSQSYVLTKGWSRYVKEKRLDAGDVVLFEKHRFDGDRFFIGWRRRQVVQDSLAAMAPPVGVGGAQVSNGWTTTRGFYDAHVNSYPSHHLPPSLHHHHHHPYQPDCLHAGGINDNQRGDMVATSGNPRRVRLFGVNLECPDDSEPSTPDGSSQGSGLGLPHYQYFSNSNNMDINFSQMRYHQHQG; this is encoded by the exons atgtccTTAACTCATTTCTCTTCTAACCTACCAGAAACTCTCTGGTGGACACAAACACAAAACCATCACAATCCATATCCTATTATGGATTCTCATTACCACCATAATCAACCACCATCTTCCACCTATAATTTCACCAAACAGGAATCCGACCAAGAttccaccactaccaccaccgaCCACATGTCTAAAGAACCAATGTTTGAAAAACCATTAACTCCAAGTGATGTTGGGAAACTAAACCGCCTAGTCATTCCCAAACAACACGCGGAAAAGTACTTTCCGCTGGGCGGGTGTTCTGACAGAGGGGTCTGTTCGTCTACAGACCCCTCTCTGACACCCGCTGAACAACAACAGAAAGGCCTGTTGTTGTGTTTTGAAGACGAGAGCGGAAAGCCGTGGCGTTTCCGCTACTCGTACTGGAATAGTAGTCAAAGCTATGTGTTGACTAAAGGATGGAGTCGGTATGTTAAGGAAAAACGTTTAGATGCGGGCGACGTCGTTTTGTTTGAGAAACATAGGTTTGATGGTGACAGATTTTTTATTGGTTGGAGACGTAGGCAAGTGGTGCAAGATAGTCTAGCGGCGATGGCTCCGCCGGTAGGTGTCGGTGGTGCGCAGGTTAGTAATGGGTGGACCACTACTAGAGGATTTTATGATGCGCATGTTAATAGTTATCCTTCACACCACCTACCTccatctcttcatcatcatcatcatcatccatatCAACCTGACTGTCTTCATGCAg GAGGAATAAATGATAACCAAAGAGGAGATATGGTGGCTACAAGTGGGAACCCAAGGAGGGTGAGACTGTTTGGTGTGAACCTTGAATGCCCAGATGATTCTGAGCCATCCACCCCAGATGGTTCGAGCCAGGGAAGTGGTCTTGGTCTACCCCACTACCAATATTTCTCTAATTCCAACAACATG GACATCAATTTCAGCCAGATGAGGTACCACCAACATCAAGGATAA
- the LOC122606153 gene encoding protein trichome birefringence-like 8 has protein sequence MDLHQDTQPQKHLHFFILPFPNKKEFAYAFIFFIFLLITSIVFSNFLNPFYPHFLLPFNFSKTLQDTQIQNTSCDYSYGQWVWDETYPAQKYDEDCPFLDPGFRCHRNGRKDVEYVKWRWQPHGCDLPRFDAQDFLERSRNGRIVFAGDSIGRNQWESLLCMLSQGVSNPSSTIYEERGNPITKHKGFLSIRFQEYNLTIQYYRVPFLVVIDDPPETASQKVQRAIRVDKLHRFSSKWAGANILVFSAGHWWNQDKTHKMGWYFQEKGKLNMTMDVMEAFGKSLQTLKLWAFKNLDPETSHIFFRSYSPVHYRDGEWNTGGHCDRSMAPELDYKNPETEPLNNQIIMNVVKQMEIGKQKVQFLNITYLTAMRNDGHPSRYREPGTPQSAPQDCSHWCLPGIPDTWNELLYAQLLSSGFKTR, from the exons ATGGATCTTCATCAAGACACACAACcccaaaaacatctccatttttTCATCCTACCATTTCCTAATAAAAAAGAATTCGCCTatgctttcatcttcttcatttttcttcTAATTACCTCTATTGTTTTTTCCAACTTCCTTAACCCTTTTTACCCTCATTTTCTCCTTCCTTTTAACTTCTCCAAAACCCTACAAGATACCCAAATCCAAAACACATCATGTGATTATTCATATGGCCAATGGGTTTGGGACGAAACTTACCCGGCCCAAAAGTACGATGAGGATTGCCCATTTCTTGACCCGGGTTTTCGATGCCACCGTAATGGCCGGAAAGATGTTGAGTATGTTAAATGGAGATGGCAACCTCATGGATGTGATCTACCAAG ATTTGATGCACAAGATTTTCTCGAACGAAGCAGAAACGGAAGAATAGTTTTCGCTGGAGACTCCATTGGAAGAAATCAATGGGAGTCTCTACTATGTATGCTTTCACAAGGAGTCTCAAATCCTTCATCCACAATATATGAAGAGCGCGGAAACCCCATAACCAAACACAAAGGTTTCCTTTCCATCCGGTTTCAAGAGTATAATTTAACCATCCAATACTACCGTGTCCCTTTTCTTGTTGTCATTGACGATCCACCTGAAACTGCGTCTCAAAAAGTCCAACGGGCCATTAGGGTTGATAAACTACACCGGTTCTCTTCAAAATGGGCCGGAGCAAACATTCTTGTCTTCAGCGCGGGTCACTGGTGGAACCAAGACAAAACACACAAAAT GGGGTGGTATTTCCAGGAAAAAGGGAAATTGAACATGACAATGGATGTCATGGAGGCATTTGGGAAGTCTCTGCAAACATTGAAGTTATGGGCCTTCAAGAATTTGGATCCCGAAACCAGCCACATTTTCTTTAGAAGCTATTCTCCTGTACATTATAG GGATGGAGAATGGAACACCGGTGGACATTGTGATCGTAGCATGGCACCAGAACTAGACTACAAAAATCCGGAAACTGAACCTTTAAACAATCAGATAATTATGAATGTGGTTAAACAGATGGaaattggaaaacaaaaagtcCAATTCTTGAACATTACTTATCTAACAGCTATGAGGAATGATGGTCATCCTTCACGATACCGTGAGCCAGGTACACCTCAATCGGCTCCACAAGATTGCAGCCACTGGTGTCTACCCGGTATCCCTGACACATGGAATGAACTTTTATATGCTCAACTTTTGTCTAGTGGATTTAAAACAAGGTGA
- the LOC122605564 gene encoding small RNA-binding protein 11, chloroplastic-like → MAAYRMIHKSIFTNLLSSKSFPSSSSSFISRRGIASKIYVAGLSFYTTEKALLDAFSQYGQVVEANIMMDKVSSRSKGFGFVTYASADEAEKAINEMDGQTLHGRVICVELAKPQSRRSGGVPIARGPPEPATEQQ, encoded by the exons ATGGCGGCATATAGAATGATACATAAATCTATATTTACCAATTTAttatcatcaaaatcatttcCATCGTCATCATCTTCTTTCATTTCACGCAGAGGCATTGCTTCCAAGATTTATGTTGCAG GACTATCATTCTATACCACAGAAAAAGCATTACTGGACGCGTTTTCTCAATACGGCCAAGTTGTTGAAG CCAATATTATGATGGATAAAGTTTCAAGCAGATCGAAAGGCTTTGGATTCGTCACCTATGCATCTGCAGATGAAGCTGAGAAAGCCATTAATGAAATGGATGGGCAG ACACTGCATGGACGAGTAATTTGCGTTGAACTGGCAAAACCACAATCACGTCGCAGTGGTGGTGTGCCAATAGCCAGAGGTCCTCCCGAACCAGCTACAGAGCAGCAATAA
- the LOC122603606 gene encoding mRNA-decapping enzyme-like protein — protein sequence MTNNNKNGGKLMPNLDQNSTKALNLTVLQRMDPYIEEILITAAHVTLYDFNVDLNQWSRKDVEGSLFVVKRNTQPRFQFIVMNRRNTENLVENLLGDFEFELQVPYLLYRNPVQEVNGIWFYNARECEDVANLFTRILSAYSKVSPKSKVNKNEYEELEAVPTPAVAERPLELPFSTSSTTDVQEDSPFVNFFSNALNLGHNSSNSASSVQTYNNSTTIPVSSRASPSPVLNGLTMQMNSSTPTIPLYDNPDPVNSSNHINNLIKPVPFFTPSSSSSHVIQQPTSSVPIAPLNVQRSHGVPLLQPFPPPTPPSSLTPISISPASYGTLTREKVRDALLLLAQDNQFIDMFHQALLKAHQS from the exons atgacaaataataataaaaatggagGAAAATTAATGCCGAATTTAGATCAAAACAGTACAAAGGCATTGAATCTAACAGTTCTTCAAAGAATGGATCCTTATATTGAAGAGATCTTGATCACCGCTGCTCACGTCACCTTGTATGATTTCAATGTTGACCTCAATCAATGG AGTCGCAAGGATGTTGAAGGATCTCTTTTTGTTGTTAAGAG GAACACCCAGCCAAGGTTTCAATTTATAGTAATGAACCGGCGTAATACAG AAAATCTTGTGGAGAATCTGTTGGGAGATTTTGAGTTTGAACTTCAAGTTCCATATTTGTTATACCGGAATCCTGTCCAAGAAGTCAATGGTATTTGGTTCTACAATGCTCGTGAGTGTGAGGATGTCGCCAATCTGTTTACTAG gATACTCAGTGCTTATTCAAAGGTTTCCCCCAAGTCAAAAGTGAACAAAAA TGAGTATGAGGAACTCGAAGCTGTACCTACCCCTGCCGTAGCTGAAAGACCGTTGGAGTTGCCTTTTTCTACATCCAGTACTACTGATGTACAGGAGGACTCTCCATTTGTGAATTTCTTTAGT AATGCTTTGAATTTGGGACATAATTCTTCCAATTCGGCCAGCTCTGtacaaacatataacaattcgaCAACCATCCCTGTATCTTCTCGTGCTTCACCTTCTCCGGTGCTTAATGGTCTGACGATGCAAATGAACTCATCTACCCCTACAATACCTCTATATGACAATCCTGACCCTGTGAATAGCAGCAATCATATCAACAATCTTATCAAACCAGTTCCGTTTTTTACACCCTCCTCATCCTCATCTCATGTAATCCAACAACCTACTTCATCTGTGCCAATTGCTCCCCTAAATGTACAACGCAGTCATGGTGTTCCCTTACTTCAACCATTCCCCCCACCAACACCACCGTCCTCTCTTACGCCGATTTCTATTTCCCCCGCAAGTTATGGAACGTTGACCAGAGAAAAAGTTCGTGATGCACTTCTGCTGCTTGCCCAg GATAATCAGTTCATTGACATGTTTCACCAAGCTCTGCTGAAAGCACATCAATCATGA